GAATTGACCATAAAGCTCCTCCCATATCTCTTGAGCAGTTGTTACAAAGTCCATTCCATTACTAATTTCTTCAGATACAGTGTTTAGAATCCAGCTTATCACCATATTATTTACCCTATCCCACTGAGATCTTAGTGGTGAATCATCATCAGGTTTAGGACATGTACCAGTAACTAGTCCTAATTTATTATTTGTTGATAACGTAATAGTCGTAGATCGTTTCCACGCTCCATAATTGTCCGTACCAGATAATTTCTTAGCAATGAGAACAAGACCAGGATGATCTATATTTTGTAAGTATAGAGGATGCAAATTCGAATCAATCGAAGGTTCATCAACAATAACAAGTATAGTTTTCGTTGTTTGGGTATTAGTCCCTCTATGATTACAAGTCACCATATTATCATAAGAGATTTTAGACATCTGAGACCTAAGAAGATGTGAATTCACATATAACAATAACAAGAATTGTAAAAGCAAATTTGCTCAACAAATTCATCATATGTCGATTATACGGAACAACGAACAAGATCAAAACACACAGTATTTCAACGATGAAGAATTTAACTATTATTAGTGAATCACCAGACTGATATCAACTAATATAAACTAATTTGCAGAAAGTAACACGAAATTGATTGAAAAAACCTATTATTCAGGTCAAAAATCAAGAAACGAAGCTTTGTTGATCTCCAACTATTTCGCCATTATCTTGATTttttgtagctctgataccatatagACTTTACATACTGTGTAtagagagagatggagagagaaagagagagacaTTAATAGAAATGATAGATTGAAAACTTAATAAGTAAGATACAACTGTCTTTCTTTTTATAATACAAAGTCTACCTCTAATATTATGACACGTATACATGTTGACTTAGTTAACTGTAACTAACTCTTTTTACTAAAAGCCACCAATAGCTTTCTTTGTATCGTTGATGTAATTTGCTGAAATATGTCTTTAATAACGTCCACCATAAAGTATTTCACTTGAGTTTAAAACGTAGTAGCAAATTTCCATAACATAAATGCTTTCAATCTTCATCAACTGAATCCAACTACATACATATGTTGAGAGTAGGAAGCATGGATTCTTTGGTAAGCCAACGAATCCCCGTATCCCCACGCACCCCGTATCCCCATGCACCCCGTATCGGATACTCGGATTCTTGAGGATACTTAATTACTCATAATATCTCACCTGAATTTTTTCTTTTACACAATTTGTACAATAAAATTAAATGATTTGACACAAATTGTTGTGATTTTGATGCTTATATCATATATTTGTATCAATTTATACAAAATTATCAGTTTTGCTACTAAATTGTATCATTCTTACcatcaaatatatatttataatattattatgtATGCCGTATCCCGCCGCACCCGAATCCCCATAATTTGAATTTACCGAATTCCATGTATTCCCGTACTACGCACCGCCGAACCCGCACTCATGCTTCTTATCACTCGAGACTGTCCCGCACGCAGCATTAAACTAGCGAAATGAGGCCAATGCAAATAAATTCCTGTGTGAAAATGATATTAATAAAACAACTTCCCGCTGAGTAAAGAACATAAGAAAACTCTGCACGAAAACTCTGTCAAGCCATAAATTGATTCTAAAAAAAGCTGCAATAGAATGATTTAGGCTTAGTCTGCTTAAGTTAAGTTTTATCTGTATTCAATCATCTTGGAGTAGTATGGACTATGCACGTTCAATCTTTATTCAAATTGAAGATCCGGCTTCATTCGTTCAATATTACAATATGATAGAAGGCCATGTTAAAGATACGAACTTGATGAAGCTTTACTTCTGCATCATCAAATGCATTATATAAAAGTCGAGTTAGAATTTTTTTGACATATCCATCTTCTGAAGACTTGTCCGGTACTACACGGTCATGAGAAAGAGGGTAATGATTTATGGGAGCATTTTCAAGTTTGAATTTGATAAAGATCCGTTTGTATAGTTTAGTAATTTTTGGGGGTAATGTGAATTGTGGGAATACGCATTGTtatgtttttgagaaagagtaGTGTGTACTTACCCCAAATCGGTTCCCAAAACTTGTCACGAATGACGTGGCATGACATTTGTACATTTTAATTTATGGGCGTATATGAATGCACGCGTGGTCCCATCCcattatcaaaaaaattaccaagtATGTCTCTTCCACATTAGCATTTGGGAACAATTTCAATGACCTAGCACTTCTCTTTGAGAAAGAGTAAAATAGAGCCAATATATTCTCTGAGggacatttttattttttttgctaaatattaTTTTCTTTATGGGACTTGTGAAGCCAACATAGTCGGTCTCCACTTATAGGCCATTTGTTTGGGTTTCAAGAAAAACAAGCTTGAAAGGTTTAACCCAATGGTATTAGAAGTATTAAACCGTTTCGGTGCTTGACTGTTTGTCAATGAGCCAACATAATCTCTCTCTACTCTCCAGCCATTTGTTTGGGATGGTGTCTTTGTAATTTGAGCAATTAAAGCTTGGAAACCAATTGGTCCTCAAAGATTTAAACTGGAACTTTAATGTTCCTTTTTGCTTGTAGAGTATGAGATAAGAATGAAACCTTTTGAAAAATCGTTAACAGAGTTCAATTAAAAAAATAATGTAAGAGGATGAAGTAGGAATAACGAAgttgttaattgttttgttaaAACCGTGCACAAATAATATCATACAGACAACATTCTTTTGCTCTTTTACAATACTTAATAGAAAGAATCACAACGCAATTACATTATACGATGCATCACACTTCTGATCTGAAGGTTGTGAATGTCTTTTTATACATCATCCTTATAACCAAATGATAAAGCAAATACGAAAAATCTACAGATGACACAAGGCCAACAAAGATAAAAGAAAACCTTTTAAATCTAAAGCAACAATATACAAGTTTCATCATAACTCTCCGACATAAAGAGATACCGGATTGGGTGGATACTTATGTAACATATTCTTCACCTTAACTACAAATGACTTGGTTACAAAAACTGAAGCACATACAAGCAGCAAAAGTATTTGGGTGAGTAGTTTCCCTCGTGaaaaaatccaaatcaaacatTAAGTGACGAAAAACTTGATAATTAAACTAGGTGGTTATAACGGAAACATTATACACGATCAATTAGGTCGAGATTCATTACTGCTTACAAATTACATTAGAAGCTACAGAGCTTAGAGAGTCTCTCAGTGTTTCAATTTTACatcataaaaagaaaaaaaaagtagTCAAAGGTAGAAACAAATAAAGTACCAACCATGTAAATCTTCAAACCCATTGTTTGAATTTGAAATATTGAAAGAAAATTCAAAGATTGTAGAATCCAAAATCTTGCAAACAAGGGTGGCAGTCCTATCTTTAAGTATAGTATTTATCAACAGTTCCTCAGTGACAGGGAAGTGGATAAACACCATATCCAAGCTGTGATCATCATCAAGCTGATAATTAAGTACTAAGTATAATAACTAGATTAGGCCTCTCAGGAATCAAGCAGCCCTCGCTAGATAAAATCTTTCCAGGAGCAGGAACCCAATGTATATTAGTAAATTAAGATATTGAATGATAATTCAACCTTAAACAATCACTTCTCCGGTACTTTTCAGTCCCTGGTTACTAAATAGCGAATATCGAAGACAAACAAAGAAATAAGCTATAGTTGAAGTCAATTATCGCTTTTGATGGGGAGTGTGACTGTGCGAGAAGAAATAGCTTTAAACAGACTGATGCAGAAAGGCATCGCCATAGAAAACCCAATATCAGTTCTACAGGATGGGGAGGTTATGGAGAAAGGAACTCACTTCATTCTTGTAGAAAAGAGGGAATGTGCTCTACAGACTAATCAAACTAGATCATGTAACAACATGAACGAGGCAAACATCTGGTGAAAGGCTTTTTACTAAGTAAATCTCTCTTCTATATACCACCCCATATTTTTTCAGCAATCATCCCAGCAGGCCAGCCACAAGTAATCAGAATGATATAGTgataattaaaattattgaaaTAAGCAAAAACTAGAAGTAAATCCATTCACTCATATTTTCATTCAGAAAACTGTATAAATAAACACAGGTACAAGGAAACACATAATTCATTATTTATTTGGCTTCTTTAGTGCAGTATATTATCCGTGCAAATATAGCATATAGAACAtgataaattaagtcatatatcatGACGAGTGATATATAAGCACATAATTTAGCAGAAAAGGGAAGAAGAAAGATAAAATGCTTGGGCATATATAACAAGGAAACTTAATTATAATCTAAAAGGATAGAAATATGAAAAACGCATAGGTACAAAATTTTCCATGTCAGTCTCACCAATATTACTACCTGCACTGCACAAGTTTGTCTCTTGCAACATGTAACAACTTAATAGCAACACTTATGTCAATGCGGTCTCGTGGAGTCTCTTTGGAACATAATATTCCCACTTCAAATATTAATGCCAGACATACCTCCATGATAGCCCTGCTGTGTAATTGGTTTAAATTCGAGCCATGTTCTTCTTGATGAAGTAAAATCCTTTGATCAACAATGTTCATCACTCTTTGCGGGAGGGCCTTCCTCACGTAGTCATGAAGATCTTTGTCATTGTCCATTAATATGCTGTTTTCTGTAGGCCGCTTTCCCGAAAACATTTCTAGTAGAAGAATGCCATAACTATAAACATCTCCCTCTGCAGATATCTCCTCGTACATTCCATACTCTGCAATACTAAAGGGTTTATATAATTGGAAAATAATAACATTTTTAGAAATATGATACTCCTCTATCTGTAAATTTCACATAATTAAGATCTCCAAGCAAAATATAGTAATGGTTTCACTCAATATTTAAAGTAGTATTCAATATTGATGAAACAACAGCAGGAAAAGTCACCTAGTGGAATGTATCTAATTGTTCCATGTATGCTAGTTGAACTCATTTGTGGTTGATTAACATCACTTGTAGCAAAAGAAAACCTCGCCAAACCAAAATCACCAATATGAGCAACGAAATTCTCATCAAGAAGAATGTTAGTTGGCTTTATATCGGAATGAATGATGCTGGCATGATTATAATGATGTAGGTAATCCACTCATAGTGCAACGTCAATGGAAATATCTAGTCTTTGGAGTAGACTTAAATTTCTTTCATTCCCTTGATGATGAGGGCTTGGATGCAACCAGCTATCCAAACTCCCATTAGTCATGTACTCGAAAATCAATGCTTTGAAGTCATTTCCCTTATGATTAATACTAGAGCATGCTGTGATGATCTTTATAAGATTCCGATGACGAATGTTCCTCAATGTTTCACACTCTGCCAAAAAACTCTTGTTGGCTCCATGTACTTCAAGCTTTAGTACCTTCACAACAACTGTATGTTTGGCTGATTCGAGAGCTCCTTTGTAAACGGAACCATATCTTCCTTCGTCGATCAAATTGTTGGGGGAAAACTCATTTGTAGCAAGTAAAAGGTCTTGGTATGAAAGTTTGGGATATTGGGTATCCTTTAGTATTGGAATTAAGTCATTCAACTTCGTGAAATTTCCACGTCGATTGAAAATCAAAATAAGACATGCTAGCAAGATACCAAGGGGTACAAGAACTAGAATGAGTATCATTCCAAGGGAAAATGTTTTTTTCTCATTCCTCGAGACTTTTACCGGACAAGCACGCAAATGCAATGCTTGAATACCTCCACAAAGCTCCAAATTTCCTATGATCGAAAAAGCACTAATATTTGAAAAAAGGCCTTCTTTTGACACTTGTCCTTCAAGCTTGTTGTGCGACAGGTTGAGAAATATCAAATGAAACCCATCAAAAAAACTTGGAATACTCCCAGAGATATTATTGTTTGAAAGATCTAAAAATGCAAGATTTTTCAAAGTTTTGAAAGAGGATGGAATTTTACCTTGAATATGGTTTCCTACCATATACAGCTCCTCTAACATCAAACATTCATAAAGGGTAGGAGGTATATCTCCTGTTAATTTGTTATACGAAACATCTAGTCCCACCAATTGTTTGAAGCTACCAATGTTGGATGGAAGTGGGTCGGTGAATAGATTATGGGATAAATCAAGGAGTAAAAAATGAGAAGAAAACATATTTGTTTTAGGTATTACACCTCTAAGCCTGTTGTTAGCAACGGAAAATTGCTCCAAAGTTGAGATGTTAACCAAGTGAGCAGGTATGCTTCCTTGGAGCATATTGTTCTCTAAATTGAGATAGAGTAATTGTGTAATGTTGCAAATGGAAGTTGGAATTGCTCCTGAAATATTATTTTCCCTCAAATTTAGTATGCTCAGCTTTGATAACTTTCCAATTGATTCTGAAATGCTCCCTGTTAAGAAGTTGTTATGCAAATCAAGTACTCTCATGTTCACAAGTTTTCCAATTTCATGGGGTATACTTCCATATATGTGATTTTTGAAAAGATACATTCTCTCGATAGCTTTGGAGAAGTTCACGATGGAATTCGGGAGCTCCCCTCTTAGACTACTCTTGTGTAAGCCCAATCTCTTTAAATGTGTACAATTGACCAAAGAATTGAAGAAGCTTAAGTCATCAGTCTGCATATTCTTTCCAAGTGGATTTTGACCCAGACCTAGCAGTTGTAGATAACGAAGGCTACCCAAATTGTTTGGTACAGGCCCAGTAATATGGTTTTCGGAGATATCAAGTTTAACCAAATTGGATGCATTAACTATTGATGGTGGAAGCACGCCTGAAAATCTGTTTGCACCAACATGGAAATCTTGTAGTATAGGAAGGGTGAAACCCAAATCTATTGGAAGCGTTCCTTCCATCTTATTCTGGTTAAGACCAAGAAAATAGAGGAAAGAATTGTTGTAAATTTGCATGGGAACCATACCAGACAATCTATTTACCGCCAATTCGAGAACCTCTAATTTTGCAAGATGAGAAGCCTCAAAAGGTATCTCCCCACTAAATTATTACCACCTAGATCAAGTACACGAAGAGATGATATATTTCCTATAGACGGTGGAATTGATCCGGTAAATAGATTTGTTGAAAGAAAAAACCCATCAAGCTTAGGCCAAGAAGAAAACTTAGTGGGTAGTTCCCCTTCAAGATTGTTGTTAGGCATACTAATATTTCTGATATCTACACAATGACTTAAATTGACAGGAAATACACCCTGAAAAGTATTGGAGCCCAGATAAAGGTGTTGTAGGTGAAGCAGTCGACCAATTTCATTTGGGATGCTCCCCCTTAGATCGTTACTGTATAGATAAAGAACACGAAAAGATGATATATTACCTATTGATGGTGGAATTAATCCGGTAAAATGATTGTTTCCGAGATCAAACCTATCAAGCTTAGACCACGAATCGAAGTCATTATCTAATTCTCCTTCAAGATGGTTATTGTACAAATGGATTACTCTGATATCTCTACAACGACTCAAATTGGTAGGAAAACCGCCTTCAAACGAGTTGTTTCCCAGAGAAATATATTGTAGGTGAAATAACCGGCCAATTTCACTTGGGATTGAGCCGTGAAAGTCGTTTCTATACAGGTAGATTGCCCTGAGTAAGGAGAGGTTTCCAATGTGAGCTGACAGAGGACCCGTCAAGTGCTGTGAGCTGAGGTTGAGTGCTGTCACCCTCTGCCGTCTGGTACTGCATGTAATGCCATACCACTGACAGAAGTGGATGGAATTGTTCCAAGAGTCTAGCGCACCAAACGGATCATCTATTATGGACATCTTAAAAGAAAGTAAAGCTTGGTGATcagtttcattgcttgaaaatGCAAATACATAAATTTTTGATGTTGCTAATgaaagaagaataaagagaaTGATGAATCGGAAAGTCATTGTAGTGCCAATCAGAAAAAAAAACTAGGAAGAAAGTATGGGTGCTGATAATAGTAATGCACATTCATACAACAAAACATAGTCCTTTTAACTAGTGCACATCGACGACTTCAGTAATTACTCAGAGAATGATTAATTGGACTGGATAGCAGTGGAAGGTGCAACTTGGGGGGTGGGTCCGGCGGCTGTTTTTTTTCGAGATAGAAACCTCAGACCTCGGCTTTTGGTCCCGTGAGAGACTTAGATGAAGTCAACGTGTCATTCTATAGGAGTATTTTTTGAAATTGGGAAACCTGTGAGTTTcttggaaaatatgggtataagtcccatattggtaagtcatatttttgagcattatgactaaaagatgtgtgagatatgatgatattctcttaataatggaaattattattttccattagaatttggctcaaatattatggcataaattaatttgattttgtttcagattaattgatatggtgtatgtcttgatatatttaatctgattttgtttcagattatttatgaaatagagtagcttgcaagtattacaccgattccataattaatgatatttaattatggaaaagagtagtgcacaagtctatctacacctatataaacacctctaaggcgttagggttagacacaccaaaaacatattcgcctctaaacacaaatctctctctctcggtgatagtttcgtgcccgttcaagctcgctgaacgtgctcgttatccgtaacgccgccgctacctcgttttatcctgggaggctatcgactcacacatacggtgagaggcgaaatagctttaaggagacagtttcaactggacccgaggatctctcttctgtttatatcttttcttcctccgtttgatttcgtttactcacgcacacacttgtttgattatttgtattaatcgcagattgttttcacaatcttaaagctatttattttatatacatctgtgactgatacatctgtatctgcttgttttgttgagtaacagatcgatggagaaccaaactgtgaacgattcgatgaacatgacggctgatcccaacgcacagatcactggatctgatggggttcaccagcagccgattaaccctaacgcacggatcgtacgatctgatgggggtcaaatgcctgttggacatgtgccttcgggacatgtgcctgtgggacacactgtcattggacagtttagtgttcctcttggacagatatcggcaggattcactcctccgattatacctgcggtgcctactggtgtgcatacacctgtagtacagacgcacgtaccatctgttccacccgtggtgcctgctgcacctgttatgccaactgtgcctgctgcacatgctgaaaaatctgagaagttcaacggaacgaacttcaaacgttggcaacaaaagatgcacttttatctgaccacgttgtatatggatcgcttccttaaggaagaaccaccgttgctcactgctgagagtaacatgcagactgtgtatgctgctgatgcttggaagcactccgactacatctgtcggaactatgtgttaaattgtttgtctgactcgttgtataacgtatacagcgcgaagccaacagctaaggtcttatgggagtcacttaaccataagtataaaaccgaggacgctggggcaaagaagtggattgttggccgctttcttgattataagatggcagactctaagactgtggtcagtcaggtgcaggaactgtaggtgatcattcatgacattcatgctgagggaatggtcataagtgagtctttccaagttgtTGCTGTaattgaaaagcttccacctggatggaaagatttcaagaactaccttaagcacaagcgaaaggagatgtctatggaggatcttattgttagacttcgtattgaagaagacaacagagggtccgagaagaaagttaacgttgccactgagaaggcaaacatggtggagcatgctcaaagctccaagcccaagaaggttaattctggtaaaggggcaaagctggcacccaatggagggatttcgaagtcgaaatttcaagggaagtgctacaactgtgataaagttggtcataggtcttctgactgcaagaagcccaacaagaagaaagaatcaaacatggtagagaatatctccaaggagatgggtgacatagacctctgtgctacggtctctgaagtgaacctggtcggttctaatccacgtgaatggtggattgatactagtgctactaggcatgtttgctcagacaaggcggttttctctagcctcaaagcttctgatgctggtgagaagctctacatggggaatttagcaacttctaccattgagggtgaaggcacggtgatcctgaagatgacctctgggaagaatctgactttgaagaatgtactttatgtgcctgatattcgcaagaaccttgtgtctggttctctgttgaataagcatggctttcgcattgtaatagagtcagataaagttattttgtctaagagtggtatgtttgtaggcaagggttatttaactgatgggctttttaagctcaatgtaatgtccgttaaggacgataatgaaatgaagaattcttctgcttacttgcttgagtctcctaatttatggcatgttagattaggacatgtaaattatgacactttacgacgtttaagtgcaaaagaatacatacctaaacttactatcgatccaaaacataagtgtgagacttgtgttgaggcaaaattaacgagatcatcatttaaacgtgtggaaaggaacaccaaagtgctagacctaatacatagcgacatatgtgatttaaaattcgctccaacaagaggaagaaacaagtattttattacattcattgatgattgtacaaaatactgctatgtatatttgttgaaaagcaaagacgaagctatagataaatttaaaatctataaggaagaagttgagacacaacaaactgagaaaatcaaaacgatacgaagtgatcgtggaggtgaatatgttgaaccgtttggggaattctgttcacaacatggtataatccatgaggtcactgcaccatactcccctcagtcaaatggtgtggctgaaaggaagaatcgcactctgaaagagatgatgaatgcgatgttgttaagctctgggctcccacaatcgatgtggggagaagccatcttaagcgcaaataatattttaaatattacgatgcgcaagaataaggatgtaagtccttatgaaatgtggaagaaaaagaaaccaagttaccaacacctgaaagtgtgggggtgccttgcaa
This genomic interval from Apium graveolens cultivar Ventura chromosome 8, ASM990537v1, whole genome shotgun sequence contains the following:
- the LOC141680484 gene encoding uncharacterized protein LOC141680484; protein product: MEGTLPIDLGFTLPILQDFHVGANRFSGVLPPSIVNASNLVKLDISENHITGPVPNNLGSLRYLQLLGLGQNPLGKNMQTDDLSFFNSLVNCTHLKRLGLHKSSLRGELPNSIVNFSKAIERMYLFKNHIYGSIPHEIGKLVNMRVLDLHNNFLTGSISESIGKLSKLSILNLRENNISGAIPTSICNITQLLYLNLENNMLQGSIPAHLVNISTLEQFSVANNRLRGVIPKTNMFSSHFLLLDLSHNLFTDPLPSNIGSFKQLVGLDVSYNKLTGDIPPTLYECLMLEELYMVGNHIQGKIPSSFKTLKNLAFLDLSNNNISGSIPSFFDGFHLIFLNLSHNKLEGQVSKEGLFSNISAFSIIGNLELCGGIQALHLRACPVKVSRNEKKTFSLGMILILVLVPLGILLACLILIFNRRGNFTKLNDLIPILKDTQYPKLSYQDLLLATNEFSPNNLIDEGRYGSVYKGALESAKHTVVVKVLKLEVHGANKSFLAECETLRNIRHRNLIKIITACSSINHKGNDFKALIFEYMTNGSLDSWLHPSPHHQGNERNLSLLQRLDISIDVAL